In the Rhizobium sp. CB3090 genome, one interval contains:
- a CDS encoding LysE family translocator: MDFIPSLPTLLAFSAASLLLAATPGPDMTLSISRALAQGKKAALFVVLGTSLGIVVHTLLVAFGVSALITASPLAFTVLKTGGAAYLLWLAIQAIRFGSSLSVKKVDMAKGTPLTNISTGFWVNLLNPKVIIFFMTFLPQFVTAGDPAVTQKLLFLGFFFIVIGMPVNALVVLAADRLSAWLQKNRGVMRGLDYAFASVFSVFAVKIFLTHSR, encoded by the coding sequence ATGGACTTCATACCCAGCCTGCCGACCCTTCTTGCTTTTTCGGCCGCGAGCCTGCTGCTGGCGGCAACCCCCGGCCCCGATATGACCCTGTCGATCAGCCGCGCCTTAGCGCAGGGTAAGAAGGCAGCGCTTTTCGTGGTCCTCGGCACCAGCCTCGGCATCGTCGTGCATACGTTGCTGGTGGCTTTTGGCGTTTCGGCGTTGATTACTGCCTCGCCGCTCGCCTTTACCGTCCTGAAAACCGGTGGAGCCGCCTATCTGCTGTGGCTGGCGATCCAGGCGATCCGCTTCGGCTCCAGCCTGTCGGTCAAGAAGGTCGATATGGCAAAGGGCACACCGCTCACCAACATCTCCACCGGCTTCTGGGTCAATCTGCTGAACCCGAAGGTCATCATCTTCTTCATGACCTTCCTGCCGCAGTTCGTCACGGCTGGCGACCCGGCCGTCACGCAAAAGCTCCTGTTCCTGGGCTTCTTCTTCATCGTGATCGGCATGCCGGTCAACGCGCTTGTCGTGCTTGCCGCCGACCGCCTGTCGGCTTGGCTGCAGAAGAACCGCGGCGTCATGCGCGGCCTGGACTACGCGTTTGCGAGCGTCTTTTCGGTCTTTGCCGTGAAGATCTTCCTCACCCATTCCCGCTGA
- the rlmN gene encoding 23S rRNA (adenine(2503)-C(2))-methyltransferase RlmN, producing MSAIDVMTSSKLKPMPVSQPVELSPKPSLIGLTREEMGAALKEKGVADKQIKMRVSQLWNWIYVRGVSDFDAMANVSKDMREMLKTHFTIVRPEIVEEQVSNDGTRKWLLRFPPRGAGRPVEVETVYIPEEGRGTLCISSQVGCSLTCSFCHTGTQRLVRNLTAEEILSQLLLARDRLGDFPDREAPQGTIMPAEGRKVSNIVMMGMGEPLYNFDSVKTALLIASDGDGLSLSKRRITLSTSGVVPEIYRTGEEIGVMLAISLHAVRDDLRDMLVPINKKYPLKELMDACRAYPGLSNARRITFEYVMLKGVNDSLEDAKGLIQLLKGVPAKINLIPFNPWPGTNYQCSDWEQIEKFADFINSAGYASPIRTPRGRDILAACGQLKSESERMRKTERLAFEAMMIANHGED from the coding sequence ATGTCCGCGATCGATGTCATGACCTCATCCAAGCTGAAGCCGATGCCCGTGTCGCAGCCGGTCGAGCTTTCGCCGAAACCGTCGCTGATCGGCCTGACGCGTGAGGAGATGGGGGCGGCACTCAAGGAAAAGGGTGTTGCCGACAAGCAGATCAAGATGCGCGTCAGCCAGCTCTGGAACTGGATCTATGTGCGCGGCGTCTCCGATTTCGATGCCATGGCGAATGTCTCCAAGGACATGCGTGAAATGCTGAAGACGCATTTCACCATTGTCCGGCCGGAGATCGTCGAGGAGCAGGTTTCCAATGACGGCACCCGTAAATGGCTGTTGCGCTTTCCCCCGCGCGGCGCCGGCCGGCCGGTCGAAGTGGAAACCGTCTATATTCCGGAAGAGGGTCGCGGCACGCTCTGCATTTCCAGCCAGGTCGGCTGTTCGCTCACCTGTTCCTTCTGTCACACCGGTACGCAGCGCCTCGTCCGCAACTTGACGGCGGAGGAGATCCTGTCGCAGCTCCTGTTGGCGCGCGACCGGCTCGGCGATTTCCCGGACCGTGAAGCGCCGCAGGGGACGATCATGCCCGCCGAAGGCCGCAAGGTCAGCAATATCGTCATGATGGGCATGGGCGAACCGCTCTACAATTTCGACAGCGTCAAGACGGCACTGCTGATCGCCTCCGACGGCGACGGCCTGTCGCTCTCCAAGCGCCGCATCACGCTCTCCACTTCCGGCGTCGTGCCGGAAATCTATCGCACCGGCGAGGAGATCGGGGTCATGCTGGCAATCTCGCTGCATGCGGTGCGCGACGATCTGCGCGACATGCTCGTGCCGATCAACAAGAAATATCCGCTGAAGGAATTGATGGACGCTTGCCGCGCCTACCCCGGCCTTTCGAACGCCCGGCGCATCACCTTCGAGTATGTGATGCTGAAGGGCGTCAACGACAGCCTCGAGGATGCCAAGGGGCTGATCCAGCTCCTGAAGGGCGTTCCGGCCAAGATCAATCTCATCCCCTTCAATCCGTGGCCGGGCACGAACTACCAGTGTTCCGACTGGGAGCAGATCGAGAAGTTTGCCGATTTCATCAATTCGGCCGGCTATGCCTCGCCGATCCGTACGCCGCGTGGCCGGGATATTCTTGCCGCCTGCGGTCAGTTGAAGTCGGAATCGGAGCGTATGCGCAAGACCGAACGGCTCGCTTTCGAAGCCATGATGATCGCCAACCACGGCGAGGACTAG
- a CDS encoding invasion associated locus B family protein, with product MFVKSFAIALSLVLAGTGVASAQTKTKKQAAPAQAQAAAPAAPTRIQQFDAWGAYSYQSGAGKVCYVLSVPTAKMPASGIDHGDNFFIVSQRPGQNISYEPQAMMGYPLKENSKVDVVIDNKTFVMFTKDKAAWVENAAQEPALVAALKSGHSLKVTATSKKGTGTSYTYSLKGVTAALKQIESCK from the coding sequence ATGTTTGTAAAAAGCTTCGCAATCGCCCTCTCGCTCGTTCTGGCCGGCACCGGCGTCGCATCCGCGCAGACCAAGACCAAGAAGCAGGCAGCGCCCGCACAGGCGCAGGCGGCAGCACCGGCAGCTCCGACGCGCATCCAGCAGTTCGATGCCTGGGGCGCCTATTCCTACCAGTCCGGAGCCGGCAAGGTCTGCTACGTTCTCTCCGTGCCGACAGCCAAGATGCCGGCCTCCGGAATCGATCATGGCGACAACTTCTTCATCGTTTCCCAACGTCCGGGTCAGAACATCTCCTACGAACCGCAGGCGATGATGGGCTATCCGCTCAAGGAAAATTCCAAGGTCGACGTCGTCATCGACAACAAGACTTTCGTGATGTTCACCAAGGACAAGGCCGCCTGGGTCGAGAATGCCGCGCAGGAGCCGGCACTGGTCGCAGCGCTCAAGTCCGGTCATTCGCTGAAGGTCACCGCGACCTCGAAGAAGGGCACCGGCACTTCCTATACCTACTCGCTGAAGGGCGTCACCGCGGCGCTGAAGCAAATCGAAAGCTGCAAATAA
- a CDS encoding YkvA family protein produces MDDIKYGEILMPGDEETQERQEKSVRSKFWPTLRKAARYIPFSRDVVAAFYCALDPQTPTRVRGILLAALGYFVMPVDIIPDFFAVIGFSDDVAVLTLAFGMIKGHIRQEHYDAADQALANEPEAAKTA; encoded by the coding sequence ATGGATGACATCAAGTACGGGGAAATCCTGATGCCTGGTGACGAAGAGACACAAGAACGGCAGGAAAAGTCGGTGCGCAGCAAGTTCTGGCCGACATTGCGCAAGGCGGCGCGCTATATCCCGTTTTCCCGCGATGTCGTCGCGGCTTTCTATTGCGCGCTCGATCCGCAAACGCCGACGCGCGTTCGCGGCATTCTGCTGGCCGCGCTCGGCTATTTCGTCATGCCGGTCGACATCATCCCGGATTTCTTCGCCGTCATCGGTTTTTCGGACGATGTTGCGGTGCTGACGCTCGCCTTCGGTATGATCAAAGGTCACATCCGCCAGGAGCATTATGACGCCGCTGACCAGGCCTTGGCCAACGAGCCTGAGGCTGCAAAAACGGCTTGA
- a CDS encoding 4a-hydroxytetrahydrobiopterin dehydratase gives MKYEQLEPAAIDENLASLSGWTLAADGLSMSKSFKFRNFVEAFGFMAEAALAAEKFNHHPEWFNVYSRVDVKLTTHDANGLTEQDIKLAKAMEKAAARRAD, from the coding sequence ATGAAATACGAACAGCTGGAACCTGCGGCAATCGATGAAAACCTGGCTAGTCTCAGTGGTTGGACGTTGGCAGCCGATGGCCTTTCGATGTCGAAGAGCTTCAAATTCCGTAATTTCGTCGAAGCCTTCGGCTTCATGGCCGAAGCAGCCTTGGCGGCGGAGAAGTTCAATCACCATCCCGAATGGTTCAACGTCTATTCTCGCGTGGATGTGAAGCTGACGACGCATGACGCCAACGGCCTGACGGAGCAGGACATCAAACTCGCCAAGGCGATGGAAAAGGCGGCGGCGCGGCGCGCTGATTGA
- a CDS encoding low molecular weight protein-tyrosine-phosphatase — MDRHGILFVCAGNICRSPLAEGIFRHLATEAGRDSEFEIDSAGTGGWHQSERPDRRSIDVASGHGVDISAQRARRIATADFHRFDLILAMDQDNLKNLRKIAPADALGKLHLFNAFTLGSPKDIPDPYYGGHEDFEAVYAMLLAGCRALLPMAGKALRAS; from the coding sequence ATGGACCGTCACGGAATTCTGTTTGTTTGCGCCGGCAACATCTGCCGTTCCCCGCTTGCCGAAGGCATTTTCCGGCACCTTGCGACCGAAGCCGGGCGAGACTCCGAGTTCGAGATCGATTCGGCCGGCACCGGCGGCTGGCATCAGAGCGAAAGGCCGGACCGCCGCTCGATAGACGTGGCGTCAGGCCATGGCGTCGATATTTCCGCTCAACGCGCACGCCGCATCGCGACAGCCGATTTTCATCGGTTCGACCTGATCCTGGCAATGGATCAAGACAATTTGAAGAATTTGCGCAAGATCGCGCCTGCCGATGCGCTCGGCAAGCTGCACCTCTTCAACGCCTTCACGCTTGGCAGCCCCAAAGATATCCCAGACCCCTATTATGGAGGCCACGAGGATTTCGAAGCGGTCTATGCCATGCTCTTGGCAGGCTGCAGAGCGCTATTGCCCATGGCGGGAAAGGCGCTGCGAGCCTCGTGA
- the thpR gene encoding RNA 2',3'-cyclic phosphodiesterase, protein MPRLFTALEIPRNAAMSLSLLRGGLPGARWIDVENYHITLRFIGDVDGRTADEIVERLDRIDRPEFQLRLEGIGSFGSKKPHSVWAGVTQSPDMYALQAEIERICQRIGLPPDPRKFTPHVTLARLKSSRVDDVVHYLSGRGNFHTAPFTVGRFVLLSSRESVGGGPYLTEEIFPLHEARSAFPAMGNSALQPAKSMA, encoded by the coding sequence ATGCCGAGACTTTTTACCGCCCTCGAAATTCCGCGCAACGCGGCCATGAGCCTTTCGTTGTTGCGCGGCGGTCTTCCCGGAGCCCGGTGGATCGACGTTGAAAACTATCACATCACTTTGCGTTTCATTGGCGATGTCGACGGTCGTACCGCCGACGAAATCGTCGAGCGGCTGGACCGCATCGACCGGCCGGAATTCCAGCTCCGGCTAGAAGGCATCGGCTCCTTCGGCTCGAAGAAGCCGCATTCGGTGTGGGCCGGCGTCACGCAGTCGCCCGATATGTATGCGCTGCAGGCCGAAATCGAGCGCATTTGCCAGCGCATCGGCTTGCCGCCGGATCCGCGCAAGTTCACCCCTCATGTCACGCTCGCGCGGCTGAAGTCGTCGCGGGTGGATGATGTGGTGCACTATCTCTCCGGCCGCGGCAACTTCCACACGGCGCCGTTCACAGTAGGACGCTTCGTGTTGCTGTCTTCACGCGAATCGGTCGGCGGCGGTCCCTACCTCACGGAAGAGATATTCCCGCTTCACGAGGCTCGCAGCGCCTTTCCCGCCATGGGCAATAGCGCTCTGCAGCCTGCCAAGAGCATGGCATAG
- a CDS encoding arylesterase gives MSFKVAAFHFAVIAFGLFFGVAGAADARTIQLVGLGDSLMAGYQLPPGDGFPAKLEAALKAKGLDVAIADAGVSGDTSSGGLSRVDWSVPDGTDGVILELGANDALRGIPPEQTEKNLDAIISRLKERNIPILLAGMLAPPNMGPDYAAKFNPIYKRLADKYQLPLYPFFLDGVATHADLQLSDGMHPNPQGVDVMVQRFQSAATSFIGTIVAHAK, from the coding sequence ATGAGTTTTAAAGTTGCTGCGTTTCACTTCGCTGTCATTGCTTTCGGTCTTTTCTTTGGCGTTGCAGGTGCCGCCGATGCACGAACCATCCAATTGGTCGGCCTCGGCGACAGCCTGATGGCCGGCTACCAGCTACCGCCGGGGGACGGATTTCCCGCCAAGCTCGAGGCGGCGCTGAAAGCCAAGGGGCTGGATGTGGCGATTGCCGATGCCGGGGTGTCCGGCGATACCAGCTCCGGCGGCCTGTCGCGGGTCGACTGGTCGGTACCGGACGGAACCGATGGCGTGATCCTGGAACTCGGCGCCAACGACGCATTGCGCGGCATTCCGCCCGAACAGACGGAAAAGAACCTCGACGCCATCATCAGCCGGCTGAAGGAGCGCAACATTCCCATCCTGCTCGCCGGCATGCTGGCGCCGCCGAACATGGGGCCGGACTATGCGGCCAAGTTCAACCCGATCTACAAGCGGCTCGCCGACAAATATCAACTGCCGCTCTATCCATTTTTTCTCGATGGCGTCGCGACGCATGCGGACTTACAATTGAGCGACGGTATGCATCCGAACCCGCAGGGAGTCGATGTGATGGTGCAACGTTTTCAGTCCGCAGCGACGAGTTTCATTGGGACGATTGTCGCACATGCGAAATAG
- a CDS encoding ABC transporter ATP-binding protein — translation MAKTIIELKKADLTLGTAAASVHVLKGIDLTVAEGESVGIIGPSGSGKSTLLMVLAGLEKLDSGELLIRDTPLHSLSEDRVADFRGRNIGIVFQSFHLIANMTALENVAVPLELANVRNAFDIARRELQAVGLGERLSHYPGQLSGGEQQRVAIARALAPSPALLIADEPTGNLDTDTGRQIADLLFAEQAERGTTLLLVTHDPALAARCSRQIHVRSGEIEGDSARARTNKAAMA, via the coding sequence TTGGCAAAAACCATCATCGAACTGAAGAAGGCGGATTTGACGCTCGGCACCGCCGCTGCCTCCGTCCACGTGTTGAAGGGCATCGACCTCACCGTTGCCGAAGGCGAATCCGTCGGCATCATCGGCCCTTCCGGCTCGGGCAAGTCGACTTTGCTGATGGTGCTCGCCGGCCTCGAAAAGCTCGACAGCGGCGAATTGTTGATCCGCGACACGCCCCTGCATAGCCTCAGTGAAGACCGCGTCGCCGATTTCCGCGGCCGCAATATCGGCATCGTGTTCCAGTCCTTCCATCTCATCGCCAATATGACCGCGCTGGAAAATGTCGCCGTGCCGCTGGAGTTGGCCAATGTCCGCAATGCCTTCGACATCGCCCGGCGCGAATTGCAGGCTGTCGGCCTTGGCGAAAGGCTGAGCCATTATCCCGGTCAGCTTTCGGGCGGCGAACAGCAGCGCGTGGCGATCGCCCGCGCGCTTGCTCCGTCGCCAGCCCTATTGATCGCCGATGAGCCGACCGGCAATCTCGACACCGATACCGGCCGGCAGATCGCCGACCTGCTTTTCGCTGAGCAGGCCGAGCGCGGCACGACCCTGCTGCTCGTCACCCACGACCCGGCGCTCGCCGCCCGCTGCTCCCGCCAGATCCACGTTCGCTCCGGCGAAATCGAGGGCGACAGCGCCCGCGCGCGGACAAATAAGGCAGCGATGGCATGA
- a CDS encoding ABC transporter permease — MTAAGARLTLAFRLALRELRGGLGGFYIFLACIALGTGAIAAVNSVSRSITDAISTQGQSLLAGDVRFELNNREATPDELAYLNSLGQLSRSTGLRSMARLPDGSDQALVEVKAVDGAYPLYGTFEADPDQPLSTLLAARDGTYGAIVAPLLLERLNLKIGSELLLGNTRLRITGTVKTEPDSVSEGFGFAPRLLTSRDALVASGLITTGSLVEQVYKIRMDDPANGLNNIAARANTAFPQAGWSIRTSDRAAPALADNITRFSQFLTLVGLTALIVGGVGVANAVRAFLDSKRTTIATFKCLGAPALVVVMIYLMQIALIALAGIAVGLVLGAIAPLLASQFMAEFLPISTAPRLYPGPLTLAALFGLLTTLAFAILPLGHAREVPATALFREQGFETRRLPSWPYLLAAGLLMAALSALAIFTAYDRFIAVVFVVSIAVAFVVLRAVAALLSWFARRSPRVHSPALRLAIGNIHRPGALTASVVLSLGLGLALLVTLTLIDGNMRHELTGRMSEQAPNFFFVDIQGSELDGFRKVVQAQAPEGKLAEVPMLRGRIVAFNGEDVSKIKAPPAGQWVLRGDRGITYADTMPENAALTEGRWWGKDYSGEPLVSFSDEEGKALGLKLGDAVTVNVLGRNVTAKIASFRKIQWQSLSINFVMIFSPNTFKGAPHAWLATLTDPSATPAQEAAILKNVTNTYPTITSVRVKDALDIVNTLVGQLAAAIRAAASVALIASVLVLAGALAAGNRARTHDAVVLKTLGATRAMLIRAFSYEYLMLGAATAVFALLAGSVAAWYIVSRIMHLPSTFLPDVAFSTLIIALLLTVGIGLIGTWRILGQKAAPVLREL, encoded by the coding sequence ATGACCGCGGCGGGAGCGCGCCTGACGCTTGCCTTTCGCCTGGCGCTGCGGGAATTGCGCGGCGGTCTTGGCGGCTTCTACATTTTCCTTGCCTGCATCGCGCTTGGTACCGGCGCAATTGCCGCCGTCAACTCCGTCTCGCGCTCGATCACCGACGCGATCTCGACGCAGGGCCAGTCGCTGCTCGCCGGCGACGTCCGCTTCGAACTCAACAATCGCGAAGCGACGCCGGATGAACTTGCCTATCTCAACAGTCTCGGCCAGCTCTCCCGATCCACCGGCCTGCGCTCCATGGCCCGCCTGCCCGACGGTTCCGACCAGGCGTTGGTCGAGGTCAAGGCAGTCGACGGCGCCTACCCGCTCTACGGCACCTTCGAGGCCGATCCGGATCAGCCGCTATCGACGCTGCTGGCTGCCAGAGACGGCACCTACGGCGCCATCGTTGCACCTCTGCTACTGGAGCGGCTGAACCTCAAGATCGGCAGCGAGCTGCTGCTCGGCAATACCAGGCTCCGAATCACCGGCACGGTGAAGACCGAGCCGGATTCGGTATCGGAAGGTTTCGGCTTCGCGCCGCGATTGCTCACCAGCCGCGACGCTTTGGTCGCCTCGGGCCTGATCACGACCGGAAGTCTCGTAGAGCAGGTCTACAAGATCCGCATGGACGATCCCGCCAATGGCCTGAACAACATCGCCGCCCGCGCCAATACGGCGTTTCCGCAGGCCGGCTGGTCGATCCGAACGAGCGACCGGGCGGCCCCCGCGCTCGCCGACAACATCACCCGCTTCTCGCAATTCCTGACCCTGGTCGGGCTGACCGCACTCATCGTCGGCGGTGTCGGCGTCGCCAATGCCGTGCGCGCCTTCCTCGATTCGAAGCGCACAACCATCGCCACCTTCAAATGCTTGGGCGCGCCGGCTTTGGTCGTGGTGATGATCTACCTGATGCAGATCGCCCTGATTGCACTGGCCGGCATCGCTGTCGGTCTCGTGCTCGGCGCCATCGCGCCATTGCTCGCCTCGCAGTTCATGGCCGAATTTCTGCCGATTTCGACCGCGCCGCGGCTTTATCCCGGTCCGCTGACGCTGGCGGCGCTCTTCGGCCTGCTGACGACGCTCGCTTTTGCCATCCTGCCGCTCGGCCATGCCCGCGAAGTGCCGGCGACCGCGTTGTTCCGGGAACAAGGTTTTGAGACCCGCCGCCTCCCAAGCTGGCCCTATCTGCTCGCTGCCGGCCTGCTCATGGCAGCACTTTCGGCGCTTGCGATCTTCACCGCCTACGACCGCTTCATCGCCGTCGTCTTCGTTGTCTCGATCGCCGTCGCCTTTGTCGTGCTGCGCGCCGTCGCCGCCTTGCTGTCGTGGTTTGCCCGCCGCAGCCCGCGCGTCCATTCACCGGCACTCCGTCTGGCGATCGGCAACATCCACCGGCCGGGAGCGCTCACCGCCTCCGTCGTACTCTCGCTCGGCCTCGGCCTCGCACTCCTGGTAACTTTGACGCTCATAGACGGCAATATGCGCCACGAGCTCACCGGGCGGATGAGCGAACAGGCGCCGAACTTCTTCTTCGTGGATATTCAGGGTTCGGAGCTCGACGGTTTCCGTAAGGTCGTCCAGGCTCAGGCGCCGGAGGGCAAGCTCGCCGAAGTGCCGATGCTGCGCGGCCGCATCGTCGCCTTCAATGGCGAGGATGTGAGCAAGATAAAGGCGCCGCCGGCCGGCCAATGGGTGTTGCGGGGCGACCGCGGCATCACCTATGCCGACACTATGCCGGAGAACGCTGCCCTTACCGAAGGGCGTTGGTGGGGCAAGGACTACAGCGGCGAACCGCTGGTCTCCTTCTCCGACGAGGAAGGCAAGGCACTCGGCCTGAAACTCGGCGACGCCGTGACCGTCAACGTGCTCGGTCGCAACGTGACGGCCAAGATCGCCAGCTTCCGCAAGATCCAATGGCAGTCGCTGTCCATCAACTTCGTGATGATCTTTTCGCCCAACACCTTCAAGGGCGCGCCGCACGCCTGGCTCGCGACCCTCACCGATCCCAGTGCAACGCCGGCGCAGGAAGCCGCGATCCTGAAGAACGTCACCAACACCTATCCGACGATCACCAGCGTCCGCGTCAAGGATGCGCTGGATATCGTCAACACGCTGGTCGGCCAGCTCGCCGCCGCCATCCGCGCCGCAGCCTCAGTGGCGCTCATCGCATCCGTGCTGGTCCTTGCGGGCGCGCTCGCGGCGGGAAACCGCGCACGCACGCATGACGCGGTCGTGCTGAAAACGCTCGGCGCGACGCGGGCCATGCTGATCCGCGCTTTCAGCTACGAATATCTGATGCTGGGTGCAGCAACCGCCGTCTTCGCGCTGCTCGCCGGTTCCGTCGCCGCCTGGTACATCGTCAGTCGCATCATGCACCTGCCGTCGACCTTCCTTCCGGACGTCGCTTTCTCGACCCTCATCATCGCACTGCTGCTGACGGTCGGGATCGGCTTGATCGGCACTTGGCGCATTCTCGGTCAGAAGGCAGCACCGGTCCTGCGTGAACTTTGA
- a CDS encoding Bax inhibitor-1/YccA family protein, with the protein MADFRNYQNRTPQAGAQTGAMIDEGLRAYMFKVYNLMALGLAITGLAAYGAFSLAFADGQITAFGQAIYLSPLKWVVIFAPLAMVFFLSFRINRMSVAAATTTFWIYAALVGLSLSSIFIIYTGQSVVQTFFVTAASFGALSLFGYTTKRNLSAMGSFMMMGLFGLIIAMLVNIFLHSSALQFAISVIGVLIFAGLTAWDTQRIKEMYYEADDVAVAGRKAIMGALTLYLDFINLFMFLLQFMGDRK; encoded by the coding sequence ATGGCTGACTTTCGCAACTACCAAAACCGGACGCCGCAAGCAGGCGCGCAGACCGGCGCGATGATCGATGAGGGCCTTCGGGCCTACATGTTCAAGGTCTATAACCTGATGGCGCTGGGTCTGGCGATCACAGGTTTGGCTGCTTACGGTGCCTTCTCGCTCGCATTCGCCGACGGACAGATCACGGCTTTCGGCCAGGCAATCTACCTGAGCCCGCTGAAGTGGGTCGTTATCTTCGCGCCGCTGGCGATGGTGTTTTTCCTGAGCTTCAGGATCAATCGCATGAGCGTGGCCGCCGCGACGACGACCTTCTGGATCTATGCCGCGCTGGTTGGCCTGTCGCTGTCGTCGATCTTCATCATCTACACCGGCCAGAGCGTCGTGCAGACTTTCTTCGTGACCGCCGCCTCCTTCGGCGCGCTGTCGCTGTTCGGCTACACGACGAAGCGTAACCTGTCCGCGATGGGCTCGTTCATGATGATGGGTCTCTTCGGCCTGATCATCGCCATGCTCGTCAACATTTTCTTGCATTCGTCCGCTCTGCAGTTCGCCATCTCGGTGATCGGCGTGCTGATCTTCGCAGGCCTGACCGCCTGGGATACGCAGCGAATCAAGGAAATGTACTATGAAGCCGACGACGTTGCCGTTGCCGGCCGCAAGGCGATCATGGGCGCGCTGACGCTTTACCTGGACTTCATCAACCTGTTCATGTTCCTGCTGCAGTTCATGGGTGATCGCAAATAA
- a CDS encoding GNAT family N-acetyltransferase gives MSFRLRNATPADLPFITAIYRDSVLNGTASYEIVPPGEEEMAGRFQAIRDKGYPYIAAEGEDGTFLGYAYASAFRTRPAYRWMVEDSIYLAPEARGRGIGKALLATLVETCQDLGFRQMIAVIGGAHPASVALHRAAGFMETGLLKGTGYKHGRWLDTMLMQKALGEGAETDPDPSVYPGTLFGG, from the coding sequence ATGTCCTTCCGCCTTCGCAACGCCACACCAGCCGACCTTCCCTTTATCACCGCAATCTATCGCGACTCCGTTTTGAACGGCACGGCAAGCTATGAGATCGTCCCGCCGGGCGAAGAGGAGATGGCGGGCCGCTTCCAGGCGATCCGCGACAAAGGCTATCCCTATATCGCCGCCGAAGGCGAAGATGGCACCTTTCTGGGCTATGCCTATGCCTCCGCATTCCGTACACGGCCCGCCTACCGCTGGATGGTGGAGGATTCGATCTATCTCGCGCCCGAAGCGCGCGGCCGCGGCATCGGCAAAGCGTTGCTGGCAACTCTGGTGGAAACCTGCCAGGATCTCGGCTTCCGCCAGATGATCGCCGTCATCGGCGGCGCGCACCCGGCCTCCGTCGCCCTCCACCGCGCCGCCGGTTTTATGGAGACGGGCTTGCTAAAGGGCACCGGCTACAAGCACGGCCGCTGGCTGGACACGATGCTGATGCAGAAGGCGCTAGGCGAAGGCGCGGAAACGGATCCAGACCCTTCAGTCTATCCGGGGACGTTGTTTGGGGGGTAG
- a CDS encoding DUF2794 domain-containing protein — translation MTDQPELRHGESRSVDTTSSVVVDLREYRQSKDPLPVTFHRRELDAILWIYGRMVGEGEWRDYAIDHLREKAVFSVFKRAGELPLFRIEKNPKLAAKQGAFSVINTNGMILKRGHDLNQVLKVFDKQLKLVEK, via the coding sequence ATGACTGATCAGCCGGAATTGCGACACGGCGAAAGCCGTTCCGTCGACACCACTTCTTCCGTCGTCGTTGATCTCAGAGAATACAGACAGAGCAAGGACCCGCTGCCGGTGACCTTCCATCGCAGGGAGCTGGACGCAATTCTGTGGATCTACGGCCGTATGGTCGGCGAAGGCGAATGGCGTGACTACGCCATCGACCATCTCAGGGAAAAGGCGGTTTTCTCGGTCTTCAAGCGCGCAGGCGAGCTGCCTCTCTTCCGCATCGAGAAAAATCCAAAGCTGGCCGCCAAGCAGGGCGCGTTTTCCGTGATCAATACCAACGGCATGATCCTGAAGCGCGGCCACGACCTGAACCAGGTGTTGAAGGTTTTCGATAAGCAGTTGAAGTTGGTGGAGAAGTAG